A single genomic interval of Paracoccus aerodenitrificans harbors:
- a CDS encoding heavy metal-binding domain-containing protein: protein MTIAGAREGAMYGIRRAVAAAMARDLTAFVLPGPSVARSMGIDLANAHLRVVGTPRHADVLIVVGPIPDGLRDAAAVTYAQMPRPRAILALGAGDIAPLPDADVSAPLTRAGLADLRRVIAAGAFRADSGEFNAPALEVRVEYTCPMHPEIVRDAPGDCPKCGMTLVPRETASDGHGGHGGHDMPREDRPNPADHAHAGHAHDAGGSGAYTCPMHPEVISDAPGKCPKCGMNLAKAEEVESHGHGHGHGHGHASHAPSAHGDHAGHDDKAGGSGAYSCPMHPEVISDAPGKCPKCGMNLVKAEEVESHGPGHGHGHGGHGGHGKQQDHSGHDGHAGHGGHSKATIDGIEPHFMSMVEMTKDQPRSSDGLQMDWIKVPFGPFFPGLPAGLRLTLTLDGDTVAASDATSLVGATDLMDGPQMRVADFVERLATMMPLSSVSYRALACAAIEVAAGVEPDHDARRGRAAAVERERIASHLNWLAEFGLQSGFLWLAARAGALQLAVQGADVAGIATQAGAIRRLSRRVQAAPLMRMRLRRIARIGNDAPASGPVDRARGGGSDARTGDPTLKDLGFEMRVRNGGDALARLRLRCDEIAQSLDLIAAAGMIAVPQVPDVDRVSGEGEARIETPRGTASLRVKLANGKVVEADLDTPTDVNIALVETVTAQQELGDALSAVASLDLSPWEVRG, encoded by the coding sequence ATGACCATAGCCGGGGCGCGAGAGGGCGCGATGTACGGGATCAGGCGGGCGGTCGCGGCGGCCATGGCGCGCGATCTGACGGCCTTTGTGCTGCCCGGCCCGTCTGTCGCGCGGTCGATGGGGATCGACCTTGCCAATGCGCACCTGCGTGTTGTAGGCACCCCGCGCCATGCCGACGTTCTCATCGTCGTCGGCCCGATTCCGGACGGTCTGCGCGATGCCGCCGCCGTCACCTACGCGCAGATGCCGCGCCCCCGCGCGATCCTGGCACTGGGCGCAGGCGACATCGCCCCGTTGCCCGATGCGGACGTGTCGGCCCCGCTGACACGGGCCGGGCTGGCCGATCTGCGCCGCGTGATCGCCGCGGGCGCGTTTCGCGCTGACAGCGGGGAGTTTAACGCCCCCGCTCTTGAGGTGCGCGTGGAATACACTTGCCCGATGCACCCCGAAATCGTCCGCGACGCCCCCGGAGACTGCCCCAAATGTGGCATGACGCTGGTGCCGCGCGAAACAGCGTCCGATGGACATGGTGGGCACGGTGGCCACGACATGCCCCGGGAGGACAGGCCAAACCCCGCCGATCACGCACATGCGGGCCACGCTCACGACGCGGGCGGGTCGGGGGCATACACTTGCCCGATGCACCCCGAGGTGATCAGCGACGCACCGGGCAAGTGCCCCAAATGCGGCATGAACCTGGCGAAGGCGGAGGAGGTGGAAAGCCACGGTCACGGGCATGGGCATGGGCATGGGCACGCAAGCCACGCGCCCTCCGCGCATGGCGATCATGCCGGTCACGACGACAAGGCGGGCGGGTCGGGGGCATATAGTTGCCCGATGCACCCCGAGGTGATCAGCGATGCACCGGGCAAGTGCCCTAAATGCGGCATGAACCTGGTGAAGGCGGAGGAGGTGGAAAGCCACGGTCCCGGTCACGGTCACGGGCATGGCGGTCACGGCGGTCATGGCAAACAGCAGGACCATTCCGGCCACGATGGGCATGCCGGACATGGCGGCCACTCCAAGGCCACTATCGACGGGATCGAGCCGCATTTCATGTCGATGGTCGAGATGACCAAGGACCAGCCGCGCAGCAGCGACGGGTTACAGATGGACTGGATCAAGGTGCCGTTCGGGCCGTTCTTTCCCGGCCTGCCGGCTGGGCTGCGGCTGACGTTGACGCTGGATGGCGATACCGTTGCGGCCAGCGACGCCACGAGCCTTGTCGGCGCGACGGATTTGATGGATGGGCCGCAGATGAGGGTGGCCGATTTCGTCGAGCGTCTGGCCACCATGATGCCGCTCAGCAGCGTGTCCTATCGCGCGCTGGCTTGCGCTGCGATTGAGGTGGCCGCCGGCGTCGAGCCCGACCATGACGCGCGCCGTGGCCGCGCCGCCGCCGTGGAACGCGAGCGGATCGCCAGCCACCTGAACTGGCTGGCCGAGTTCGGCCTTCAGTCGGGTTTTTTGTGGCTCGCCGCGCGCGCTGGGGCGTTGCAACTGGCCGTTCAAGGTGCCGACGTTGCCGGGATTGCCACGCAGGCTGGGGCGATCCGGCGGCTGTCGCGCCGGGTGCAGGCGGCCCCGCTGATGCGGATGCGGCTTAGACGCATCGCGCGCATCGGCAATGACGCCCCGGCCAGCGGCCCGGTGGACCGGGCGCGAGGTGGCGGATCGGATGCCCGAACGGGTGATCCAACGCTGAAGGATCTCGGGTTCGAAATGCGCGTCCGCAACGGCGGCGATGCGCTGGCGCGGCTGCGGCTGCGCTGCGACGAGATCGCCCAAAGCCTCGACCTGATCGCGGCCGCCGGGATGATTGCTGTGCCGCAGGTGCCGGATGTGGACAGGGTGTCGGGCGAGGGCGAGGCTCGCATCGAAACACCGCGCGGCACGGCGTCGCTGCGCGTGAAGCTGGCCAATGGCAAGGTGGTCGAGGCCGATCTCGACACGCCGACAGACGTGAACATCGCCCTTGTCGAAACGGTGACGGCGCAGCAGGAACTGGGCGATGCCCTGAGCGCCGTTGCCTCGCTCGACCTGTCGCCCTGGGAGGTGCGTGGATGA
- a CDS encoding NADH-quinone oxidoreductase subunit A gives MSELSQYAILFGLSVGVFGFVLSLYGLARAIGRTRSEPGKDVPATAGTLSRDPVWVRYHARYAGYALLFLAFDMEMAFMYPWAVVYREEGLIALLDMGVFLSILFLGLLYGWSQGALRRQ, from the coding sequence ATGAGCGAGCTTTCCCAATACGCGATCCTTTTCGGGCTGAGTGTCGGTGTGTTCGGTTTCGTGCTAAGCCTTTACGGGCTCGCCCGGGCCATCGGGCGCACGCGCTCGGAACCGGGCAAGGACGTGCCCGCCACGGCCGGTACCTTGTCGCGCGATCCGGTCTGGGTCCGCTATCATGCGCGCTATGCCGGTTATGCGCTGCTGTTTCTGGCCTTCGACATGGAGATGGCGTTCATGTATCCGTGGGCGGTCGTCTACCGCGAAGAAGGGCTGATCGCATTGCTCGACATGGGCGTTTTCCTCTCAATCCTGTTCCTGGGCCTGCTCTATGGCTGGAGCCAGGGCGCGTTGAGGCGGCAATGA
- a CDS encoding DUF6629 family protein: MCLSAQVSFAASVFLVGGGTAISIVAWRRNKRYLPLALMPLFAGLQQFTEGFVWVGMNGNDPLTVLWGAMGFIFFTWFMWPIWVPFSVYVLEPDDSPRKRLFRLMALIGLAFGLLLYIPHGLNSDMVVVEVNNQSLAYEKSMWLDFMMPRWLTNTIYVTLITLPPALSHYKHMRHFALTLVAVIVIDIAFLQFAYISFFCLLAGLATLHLVYIILTNKCARECPELFA, translated from the coding sequence ATGTGCCTGTCCGCTCAAGTCAGCTTTGCCGCCAGTGTTTTTCTTGTTGGCGGCGGCACGGCCATTTCAATTGTGGCTTGGCGGCGCAACAAACGCTATCTCCCGCTTGCCCTGATGCCGCTTTTCGCCGGACTGCAGCAGTTTACCGAGGGTTTTGTCTGGGTCGGCATGAACGGAAACGATCCCCTGACGGTTTTGTGGGGGGCAATGGGGTTCATCTTTTTCACCTGGTTCATGTGGCCGATCTGGGTCCCCTTCTCGGTCTACGTGCTTGAACCGGACGACAGCCCCCGAAAGCGGTTGTTCCGCCTCATGGCGTTGATCGGGCTGGCTTTCGGACTGCTGCTTTACATACCGCACGGGCTAAACAGTGACATGGTGGTGGTCGAGGTCAACAATCAGTCTCTGGCCTATGAAAAATCCATGTGGCTGGATTTCATGATGCCACGCTGGCTGACCAATACAATCTATGTGACCCTTATCACCCTCCCGCCAGCGCTGTCGCATTACAAACATATGCGCCATTTCGCCCTGACGCTGGTGGCGGTGATCGTGATCGATATCGCCTTTCTCCAGTTTGCCTACATTTCGTTTTTCTGCCTGCTGGCGGGGCTCGCAACGCTGCATCTGGTGTACATCATTTTGACCAACAAATGCGCCCGTGAATGCCCTGAATTGTTCGCCTGA
- a CDS encoding IS256 family transposase, which produces MTKTNMDLSELLAKHDQGDFLRGIAEAVLQLIMETDVEGIIGAGRHERSGERTTWRNGYRERALDTRLGTLNLRVPKLRQGSYFPGFLEARKTSEQALVAVIQEAWIGGVSTRRVDELVQAMGLSGISKSTVSKLCKDIDERVGEFLNRPLSGEWPYVWLDATYLKVRQGGRIVPVAAIIAVAANTEGRREIIGLGIGPSEAETFWTEFLRSLRARGLGGVRLVISDAHTGLKAAIARVFEATWQRCRVHWMRNALAHVSRGQHTVVAAAIRQAFDQPDRAHAGETWHKVSEQLRPRWPKLADLMDASEHDVLAYMSFPRQHRTKLHSTNPIERLNKEVKRRADVVGIFPNEASIMRLIGAVLFEQNDEWQTSSRYMMVEAFAQIDKEEPN; this is translated from the coding sequence ATGACCAAGACGAACATGGACCTGTCCGAGCTTCTGGCCAAGCACGATCAGGGAGACTTTCTGCGCGGCATAGCCGAGGCCGTGCTGCAGCTGATCATGGAGACCGATGTGGAAGGTATCATCGGCGCCGGTCGCCACGAGCGCAGCGGCGAACGGACGACCTGGCGGAACGGGTATCGAGAGCGCGCTCTCGATACCCGTTTGGGCACGCTGAACCTGCGGGTGCCGAAGCTGCGCCAAGGCAGCTACTTCCCGGGCTTCCTGGAGGCCCGCAAGACATCCGAGCAGGCGTTGGTGGCCGTGATCCAGGAGGCGTGGATCGGCGGCGTCTCCACCCGCCGCGTCGACGAGTTGGTGCAGGCAATGGGGCTGAGCGGCATCTCGAAGAGCACGGTGTCCAAGCTGTGCAAGGACATCGATGAGCGGGTCGGTGAGTTCCTGAACCGCCCGCTGAGCGGGGAGTGGCCCTATGTCTGGCTGGATGCCACCTATCTCAAGGTGCGTCAGGGCGGCCGGATCGTGCCAGTCGCGGCCATAATCGCTGTCGCCGCCAACACCGAAGGACGCCGCGAAATCATCGGTCTGGGCATCGGCCCATCCGAGGCCGAGACGTTCTGGACCGAGTTCCTGCGCTCGCTGCGGGCCCGGGGTCTCGGTGGCGTCCGGCTGGTCATCAGCGACGCCCATACCGGTCTCAAGGCCGCCATCGCCCGCGTGTTCGAAGCCACTTGGCAAAGGTGTCGCGTTCACTGGATGCGCAACGCGCTGGCACACGTCTCGCGCGGCCAGCACACCGTGGTCGCCGCCGCGATCCGGCAAGCCTTCGACCAGCCCGACCGCGCCCATGCGGGCGAGACCTGGCACAAGGTGTCCGAGCAGCTGCGTCCGCGATGGCCCAAGCTGGCCGATCTGATGGACGCCAGCGAGCATGACGTGCTGGCCTACATGTCCTTCCCTCGCCAGCATCGCACCAAGCTTCACAGCACGAATCCAATCGAGAGGCTGAACAAGGAGGTGAAGCGGCGTGCCGATGTTGTCGGGATCTTCCCGAACGAGGCTTCCATCATGCGCCTGATCGGCGCCGTGCTGTTCGAGCAGAATGACGAATGGCAGACCTCTAGCCGATACATGATGGTCGAAGCCTTCGCCCAAATCGACAAGGAGGAGCCAAATTGA
- a CDS encoding transposase, with amino-acid sequence MLDRFFLVTSISRFQMKGQALLDHYRQRGKAEGHMGELMDVLSPALSSTNRAKTHLRGKKPKSVTPPIDAFACNEVRLLVAMLAYQIMHVARRAMARATKAPWSLRRLRERVLRAGARLIISGRRMTLILAATAAPYWAAIWPQIQMLRGADP; translated from the coding sequence CTGCTCGACCGCTTCTTCCTCGTCACCTCGATCTCGCGCTTCCAGATGAAGGGGCAGGCCCTGCTGGACCATTATCGCCAGCGCGGCAAAGCAGAAGGCCACATGGGCGAGCTGATGGACGTGCTGTCTCCAGCGCTGTCCTCCACCAATCGCGCCAAGACCCATCTGCGCGGCAAGAAGCCGAAATCGGTCACGCCCCCCATCGATGCCTTCGCCTGCAACGAAGTCCGGTTGCTCGTCGCCATGCTCGCCTACCAGATCATGCACGTGGCGCGCCGGGCCATGGCGCGCGCCACGAAAGCCCCTTGGAGCCTGCGCCGCCTGCGGGAACGCGTGCTGCGCGCCGGCGCTCGTCTCATCATTTCAGGCCGGCGCATGACCTTGATACTTGCCGCAACGGCCGCGCCCTACTGGGCCGCCATCTGGCCGCAGATCCAGATGCTACGCGGGGCCGACCCATAA
- a CDS encoding ISL3 family transposase: MGSKKHWSPGIDVAVQSVERSERGGWLVFGVLAPNGICPDCGFHSRRRHGWRRRRLQDYPAHGNKVTVDLAICRWRCQAPACPRRTFSDQIASIAHPFARRTSRVGEIVSHLGHATGGRPAERLLHRLGLGVSDDTVLRHLKQCAHGAGEAPTVIGIDDWSWRKSQTYGTIIVDLERRVVIDILEDRDVVTCTDWLRRHPELEVISRDRCGLYAQAARQGAPQAKQVADRFHIVQNLRQAIEEQMNLHGRATGRALLSDADNITAAGRLLKSRLAHRTSREEIFTTIHALRNQGLSCSEIGRRTGFPRRSIAKWLQFETPPDRRRAALKRTSPWYFEKFLKQSWKDGIRTGSALFRLIQERGYEGSQTHLQRLLAGWRRAEQQATDPKVEHAILKPVRDPETGHAISPVIAAALCVKPRGKLTPDQVRKVDALKAGSPAFATMRSLAMRFNGIIRGRQADPLPAWIDDAIETDLAPIVRFARTLNRDFDAVKNAIEMLWSNGQAEGQINRLKTLKRAMYGRAGPELLRARMLPFRHTN; the protein is encoded by the coding sequence GTGGGTTCGAAGAAGCACTGGTCACCCGGGATCGATGTTGCCGTTCAAAGCGTGGAGCGAAGTGAACGCGGCGGGTGGCTTGTATTCGGCGTCTTGGCGCCCAACGGCATCTGCCCAGACTGTGGATTCCATTCACGCCGACGTCACGGCTGGCGGCGTCGGCGGCTTCAGGATTATCCCGCGCATGGAAACAAGGTAACGGTTGATCTCGCGATTTGCCGTTGGCGATGTCAGGCACCCGCTTGCCCACGCCGGACTTTCTCGGACCAGATCGCCTCGATTGCGCATCCATTTGCACGTCGGACTTCGCGTGTCGGGGAGATTGTCAGTCATCTGGGGCATGCGACCGGCGGACGACCTGCCGAGAGGTTGTTGCATCGTTTGGGCCTTGGGGTCAGCGATGACACGGTGCTCAGGCATCTGAAACAGTGTGCTCACGGCGCCGGCGAGGCGCCAACGGTCATCGGGATCGACGACTGGAGCTGGCGGAAGTCGCAAACCTACGGCACGATCATTGTGGATCTGGAGCGTCGCGTGGTGATCGACATTCTCGAGGATCGAGATGTCGTCACCTGCACCGACTGGCTGAGGCGTCATCCTGAGCTTGAGGTGATCAGCAGAGATCGGTGTGGTCTCTACGCCCAGGCCGCACGGCAAGGGGCACCGCAGGCGAAGCAGGTCGCTGACCGGTTCCATATCGTGCAAAACCTGCGGCAGGCCATCGAGGAGCAAATGAACCTCCACGGCCGTGCGACCGGCAGGGCGCTGCTGTCCGACGCAGACAATATCACCGCAGCCGGCAGGCTTCTGAAGTCACGCCTTGCGCACAGGACGTCTCGGGAAGAGATTTTCACCACCATCCATGCGCTCCGAAATCAGGGGCTTTCCTGCAGCGAGATCGGGCGGCGAACCGGGTTTCCGCGTCGCAGCATCGCGAAATGGCTGCAGTTCGAGACGCCGCCAGACCGCAGGCGGGCCGCTTTGAAGCGGACTTCCCCATGGTATTTTGAAAAGTTTCTGAAGCAATCCTGGAAGGACGGCATTCGAACTGGAAGCGCCCTGTTCCGTCTGATCCAAGAGCGTGGTTACGAGGGGAGTCAAACGCATTTGCAGCGGTTGCTGGCGGGTTGGCGCAGAGCCGAACAGCAAGCGACCGACCCCAAGGTAGAGCACGCGATACTTAAGCCAGTCCGGGACCCGGAAACGGGGCACGCGATTTCCCCGGTCATCGCGGCTGCCCTGTGCGTTAAACCCCGCGGAAAGCTCACCCCGGATCAGGTGCGGAAAGTCGACGCGCTCAAGGCCGGTTCTCCCGCCTTCGCAACGATGCGCAGCCTCGCCATGCGGTTCAATGGTATCATTCGCGGTCGCCAGGCAGACCCGCTCCCTGCATGGATCGACGACGCGATTGAAACCGATCTGGCGCCCATCGTGCGCTTTGCCCGTACCTTGAACCGGGACTTCGATGCGGTCAAAAATGCAATCGAGATGCTCTGGAGCAACGGCCAGGCAGAAGGTCAGATCAACCGCCTGAAGACCCTCAAACGCGCAATGTACGGTCGCGCCGGTCCAGAATTGTTGCGGGCGAGAATGCTACCGTTCCGCCACACAAATTGA
- the gltS gene encoding sodium/glutamate symporter — MTFFTVHPFHSFNLAVVLLIAGKILTLNIDLLRRYSIPEPVAGGFLCIAVTGLLWALFDLKVSFEVGIRDFLLLVFFAGIGLKSDIRTLLAGGRPLVILLILATSFILLQNFAGMGLARLFGMEPKAGLMVGSVSLTGGVGTTLAWAPIFAEKLGITNALELGVAANTVGLIAACVIGGPIAALLIRRGGLKAENKRDLDIGVPNEGRAVRMDYFCILWSILALNVTVLIGLALHEAITAAGVTLPAFVSCLVAGIVLRNLLPLAPRRLVRRIWPGVDDALALISDLSLGLFLIMALMGLQVWELNGVLLFITAALVMQILLTVGFTIWVVFPAMGRDYEAAVISAGFGAITLGSTATAIANMTAVAQQHGAAHRAFVIVPLVCGFFIDIVNALIISALVG, encoded by the coding sequence GTGACCTTCTTTACGGTTCATCCCTTCCATTCCTTCAATCTTGCCGTGGTCTTGCTGATCGCGGGCAAGATCCTGACCCTGAACATTGATCTTCTGCGCCGCTATTCGATCCCCGAGCCGGTGGCGGGCGGCTTTCTCTGTATCGCGGTAACGGGGCTCCTCTGGGCGCTGTTCGATCTGAAGGTCTCATTCGAGGTGGGGATCCGTGATTTCCTGCTGCTGGTGTTCTTTGCCGGTATCGGGCTGAAATCCGATATCCGCACGCTGCTTGCGGGGGGCAGGCCGTTGGTGATCCTGTTGATCCTTGCGACCAGCTTCATCCTTTTGCAGAACTTCGCGGGGATGGGGCTGGCGAGGCTCTTTGGAATGGAGCCGAAGGCCGGGCTGATGGTCGGCTCGGTTTCGCTGACCGGCGGCGTTGGCACCACGCTGGCCTGGGCACCGATATTCGCCGAAAAGCTGGGGATCACGAATGCGCTGGAACTGGGGGTCGCGGCCAATACTGTCGGGCTAATCGCGGCCTGTGTGATCGGCGGGCCGATTGCGGCGCTCCTGATCCGGCGGGGCGGGCTGAAGGCGGAAAACAAGCGCGATCTGGACATCGGCGTTCCGAATGAGGGGCGCGCGGTCCGGATGGATTACTTCTGCATCCTCTGGTCGATCCTGGCGCTGAATGTCACCGTGCTGATCGGGCTGGCGCTGCATGAGGCGATCACGGCGGCCGGCGTCACGCTTCCAGCCTTTGTCAGCTGCCTTGTCGCGGGGATCGTGCTGCGCAACCTTTTGCCGCTGGCCCCGAGGCGGTTAGTGCGGCGGATCTGGCCTGGGGTCGATGATGCGCTGGCGCTGATCTCGGATCTGTCACTCGGGCTTTTCCTGATCATGGCGCTGATGGGCCTGCAGGTCTGGGAGCTGAACGGCGTCCTTCTGTTCATTACCGCCGCCCTTGTGATGCAGATCCTGCTGACGGTCGGATTCACGATTTGGGTCGTGTTCCCCGCGATGGGGCGCGATTATGAGGCGGCGGTGATCTCGGCCGGGTTTGGCGCTATCACGCTCGGCTCAACCGCCACCGCCATCGCCAATATGACCGCCGTGGCGCAGCAACATGGCGCGGCGCACCGGGCCTTTGTGATCGTGCCGCTGGTCTGCGGCTTTTTCATCGATATCGTCAACGCGCTGATCATCTCGGCGCTGGTCGGCTAG
- the fabI gene encoding enoyl-ACP reductase FabI has protein sequence MIDLKGKRGLVVGVANEASIAAGCARAFRAAGAELALTFLNEKARPWVEPVAQEVGAPLFLPCDVREPGQLEAVFDRITAEWGRLDFLLHAIAFAPREDLHTSVVNASAEGFATAMDISCHSFLRMARLARPLMQAGGSLITVSFYGADRVVENYNLMGPVKAALEASVRYAAADLAGEGIRAFSLSTGPVKTRAASGIDRFDALMDKIRARTPAGKLVSIEEIGTLAAFLATEAASPMSGSVVYADNGFHTTA, from the coding sequence ATGATTGATCTGAAAGGCAAACGCGGCCTCGTGGTTGGCGTGGCGAATGAGGCCAGCATCGCCGCCGGTTGCGCCAGGGCCTTTCGCGCGGCGGGGGCAGAGCTGGCGCTGACCTTTCTTAATGAAAAGGCCCGGCCATGGGTCGAACCCGTGGCGCAGGAAGTGGGTGCGCCGCTGTTCCTTCCTTGCGATGTGCGTGAACCCGGCCAGTTGGAAGCCGTGTTTGACCGCATTACCGCTGAATGGGGGCGGCTTGATTTTCTGCTTCATGCCATCGCCTTCGCCCCGCGCGAGGATCTGCACACCAGCGTTGTCAACGCTTCGGCCGAAGGTTTTGCGACGGCGATGGATATCTCTTGCCACTCCTTCCTGCGCATGGCGCGGCTGGCGCGGCCTTTGATGCAGGCGGGTGGTTCGCTGATCACGGTCAGCTTTTACGGCGCGGATCGGGTGGTCGAGAATTACAACCTCATGGGTCCGGTAAAGGCCGCGCTGGAGGCTTCGGTCCGCTATGCGGCGGCCGATCTGGCGGGCGAAGGGATTCGTGCCTTTTCGCTTTCAACCGGTCCGGTCAAGACCCGCGCCGCCTCGGGGATCGACCGGTTCGATGCGCTGATGGATAAGATTCGCGCCCGTACGCCTGCGGGAAAACTGGTAAGCATCGAAGAGATCGGTACGCTGGCGGCCTTTCTGGCAACCGAGGCCGCAAGTCCCATGAGCGGATCGGTGGTCTATGCCGATAACGGATTTCACACCACCGCCTGA
- a CDS encoding acetate/propionate family kinase — MTRDLILTFNTGSSTIKLGFYALEAAAPRPLASGVIDFRDEPFEVRLTREGKTFSGPITADPGDLTAVLNQAFAWLAGHFNLSRLAVIGHRVVHGGDVFTGPARITDQVIAQIDALARLAPLHQPQSLALIRAMRGLYPDVPQTASFDTAFHATNPPLIRRFALPRALYDQGIKRYGFHGLSYRYIAGQLGDLATDAKVVAAHLGSGASLCAIRGGKSIDSSMGFSTLDGIPMATRSGALDPGVILHLMGEMGQSLKQVETMLYRESGLLGVSGFEADSRELMASTRPEAAEAIDLFCLRIAGEVARLATSMGGIDALVFTAGIGEHQPGIRARVAARLAWLGAELDPDANEAGSRRISTAASRVQLLVIPTDEESIIAQEAVSEEAAT, encoded by the coding sequence GTGACCCGCGATCTGATCCTGACATTCAACACCGGATCCTCGACTATCAAGCTGGGGTTTTACGCACTGGAGGCCGCCGCGCCGCGCCCGCTGGCCTCGGGCGTGATCGATTTCCGCGATGAGCCTTTCGAAGTGCGCCTGACGCGCGAGGGCAAGACCTTTTCAGGCCCGATCACAGCGGATCCCGGCGATCTGACAGCCGTGCTGAACCAGGCTTTTGCCTGGCTGGCCGGGCATTTCAATCTTTCGCGCCTTGCGGTGATCGGCCATCGGGTTGTGCATGGCGGCGATGTCTTCACAGGACCAGCCCGGATCACCGATCAGGTGATCGCGCAGATCGACGCGCTGGCGCGGCTTGCGCCGCTGCATCAGCCGCAAAGCCTTGCGCTGATCCGGGCGATGCGGGGGCTTTACCCCGATGTGCCACAGACAGCCTCTTTCGACACGGCGTTTCATGCCACCAACCCGCCCCTGATCCGCCGCTTTGCCCTGCCGCGCGCGCTTTATGATCAGGGGATCAAGCGCTATGGCTTTCATGGTCTCTCCTACCGCTATATCGCCGGGCAACTGGGCGATCTGGCCACCGATGCAAAGGTGGTCGCCGCACATCTGGGCAGCGGCGCAAGCCTTTGTGCGATCCGGGGCGGCAAGAGCATCGACAGCTCGATGGGGTTTTCGACGCTGGACGGCATCCCGATGGCGACGCGTTCGGGTGCGCTGGACCCCGGCGTGATCCTGCATCTGATGGGCGAAATGGGGCAAAGCCTGAAACAGGTCGAGACCATGCTCTATCGTGAAAGCGGCCTTCTGGGCGTGTCGGGTTTCGAGGCTGACAGCCGCGAGCTGATGGCCAGCACGCGCCCAGAGGCTGCCGAGGCGATCGACCTCTTTTGCCTGCGCATCGCGGGCGAGGTGGCACGGTTGGCGACCAGCATGGGCGGGATCGATGCGCTGGTCTTCACGGCAGGAATCGGCGAGCATCAGCCCGGTATCCGCGCCCGTGTCGCCGCGCGGCTGGCCTGGCTTGGGGCAGAGCTTGACCCCGATGCCAATGAAGCAGGGTCGCGCAGGATCAGCACCGCCGCCAGCCGGGTGCAGCTTCTTGTCATTCCGACCGATGAGGAAAGCATCATCGCCCAGGAGGCCGTCAGCGAAGAGGCAGCGACATGA